Proteins encoded together in one Aggregicoccus sp. 17bor-14 window:
- a CDS encoding efflux RND transporter periplasmic adaptor subunit: MTPHSRRLLLRGLGLLSLLLLIALFWRPLVAWFRGSPAPRMAVHAPAPTAQAQAALPPAALDAVRTAFAAAEGVRTLLARDSVEGLAPRAEATVQALRTATGALPAGSAPSLAAELNAGTEAASRLAHATALPEARTHFAALSQRLEALARMDPRLQQGWVIYSCPMTKGPARWVQRPGALANPYMGEKMLACGTAVAWSEPAAPHAHAGEVAYYTCPMHPAVRQAQGGQCPICGMDLTAVTRADVDEGVIRVDEARRERIGVRTAVVALAPLHRAVRAFGRVTYDETAVQDVTLRLDGYIEGLHASATGQQVKRGDVLFRLYSPELYAAQAEYLLARQGQSAANASLVAASRQRLKLWGLTDAQVAQLAERGRPAERVPFFAPASGYVLEKNVAEGAAVKAGERLFRIVPLERVWVEAEVYEQDLSQVRAGQAVEVTLPALPGKQLRGTVGAVLPTLDPSTRTGRVRVVLANEGLALKPSMFADVRFEVASGERLQVPEEAVLYTGPRTLVFVDLGDGRLAPREVRLGLQGEGTWEVLSGVKAGERVVTQGNFLLAAESRIRSGAEYWGEGADDAR, translated from the coding sequence ATGACGCCGCACTCCCGACGCCTGCTCCTGCGCGGGCTCGGCCTGCTCTCGCTGCTGCTCCTCATCGCGCTCTTCTGGCGCCCCCTCGTCGCCTGGTTCAGGGGCTCTCCGGCGCCGCGGATGGCGGTGCACGCGCCCGCGCCCACTGCCCAGGCGCAGGCCGCGCTTCCGCCCGCGGCGCTCGACGCGGTGCGCACCGCCTTCGCCGCGGCCGAGGGCGTCCGCACGCTGCTCGCGCGCGACAGCGTGGAGGGCCTCGCGCCGCGCGCCGAGGCCACCGTGCAGGCGCTGCGCACGGCGACCGGTGCCCTGCCCGCCGGCAGCGCGCCCTCGCTCGCGGCCGAGCTGAATGCAGGGACCGAGGCCGCCTCGCGGCTCGCCCACGCGACGGCGCTCCCCGAGGCGCGTACCCACTTCGCCGCCCTCTCGCAGCGGCTCGAGGCACTCGCGCGGATGGACCCGCGGCTGCAGCAGGGCTGGGTCATCTACTCCTGCCCGATGACGAAGGGCCCCGCGCGCTGGGTGCAGCGGCCCGGTGCGCTCGCCAACCCGTACATGGGCGAGAAGATGCTCGCCTGCGGCACGGCGGTGGCGTGGAGCGAGCCTGCCGCCCCGCACGCCCACGCGGGCGAGGTCGCCTACTACACCTGCCCGATGCACCCCGCGGTGCGCCAGGCGCAAGGCGGGCAGTGCCCCATCTGCGGCATGGACCTCACCGCCGTCACGCGCGCGGACGTGGACGAGGGCGTCATCCGCGTGGACGAGGCGCGCCGCGAGCGCATCGGCGTGCGCACCGCCGTGGTCGCGCTCGCGCCCTTGCACCGCGCGGTGCGCGCCTTCGGCCGCGTCACCTACGACGAAACGGCGGTGCAGGACGTCACCCTCCGGCTGGACGGCTACATCGAGGGCCTGCACGCCTCGGCCACCGGCCAGCAGGTGAAGCGCGGCGACGTGCTCTTTCGCCTCTACAGCCCGGAGCTCTACGCCGCCCAGGCCGAGTACCTCCTCGCGCGCCAGGGGCAGAGCGCGGCGAACGCCTCGCTCGTGGCGGCGAGCCGGCAGCGCCTGAAGCTGTGGGGCCTCACGGACGCGCAGGTGGCGCAGCTCGCCGAGCGTGGCCGCCCCGCGGAGCGCGTGCCCTTCTTCGCCCCGGCGAGCGGCTACGTGCTGGAGAAGAACGTGGCGGAAGGGGCCGCGGTGAAGGCGGGGGAGCGGCTCTTCCGCATCGTGCCCCTCGAGCGCGTGTGGGTGGAGGCCGAGGTCTACGAGCAGGACCTCTCGCAGGTGAGGGCGGGCCAGGCGGTGGAGGTCACGCTGCCGGCGCTGCCGGGCAAGCAGCTGCGCGGCACGGTGGGCGCGGTGCTCCCCACGCTGGACCCCTCGACGCGCACGGGCCGGGTGCGCGTCGTCCTCGCCAACGAAGGGCTCGCGCTCAAGCCGAGCATGTTCGCGGACGTGCGCTTCGAGGTGGCGAGCGGCGAGCGCCTGCAGGTGCCCGAGGAGGCGGTGCTCTACACGGGTCCGCGCACGCTGGTCTTCGTGGACCTGGGGGACGGAAGGCTCGCGCCCCGCGAGGTGCGGCTGGGCCTGCAGGGAGAGGGGACGTGGGAGGTGCTCTCCGGGGTGAAGGCGGGAGAGCGCGTGGTGACGCAGGGCAACTTCCTGCTCGCCGCCGAGAGCCGCATCCGCTCGGGCGCGGAGTACTGGGGGGAGGGCGCGGATGACGCCCGCTGA
- a CDS encoding heavy metal translocating P-type ATPase: MTHRHSSTLPQPAQATAIDPVCGMTVDPAHAKGGSHTHAGHAHFFCNPRCRERFAAEPARYLSPAPRPEPEPAPEGAAYVCPMDPEVREDEPGPCPKCGMALEPETPQLLATRTEYVCPMHPEIVRDAPGSCPLCGMALEPRTVTLEEAPDPELVDMRRRFWVSLALTFPVFLLGMSDMLVGPRVQRLLPGLEFSWVQLLLATPVVLWGGAPFFARGWRSVRTGHLNMFTLIALGTGAAYAFSLWATLLPGTLPLAFRGHTGAGGVHVYFEAAAVITTLVLLGQVLELRARHATSGALRALLGLAPKTARRLGQDGHEEDVALERVQVGDRLRVRPGEKVPVDGTVLEGTSSVDESMVTGESVPVEKAAGARVTGGTVNGTGGLVMRAERVGKDTLLAQIVARVAEAQRSRAPIQRLADTVSGIFVPTVIAVALVTALLWGVWGPEPRLAHALVNAVAVLIIACPCALGLATPISIVVGMGRGAQAGVLVRDAEALETLAGVDTLVLDKTGTLTEGKPRLVSVQPLAGHDESELLRRAGSLERGSEHPLADAIVRGAQERGVALSQVQDFQSLTGRGVTGRVDGVQVSLGNARLLAELGVEPGAAVAEAEALRREGQTVMFVAADGRLAGLLGVADPVKATTPEALRTLRREGLRLVMLTGDSQATADAVARQLGGLFEAVHAEVLPEQKSAWVKRLQAEGRRVAMAGDGVNDAPALAQAEVGVAMGTGTDVAMQSAGVTLVKGDLRALVRARRLSRATVRNIRQNLFFAFVYNSLGVPLAAGALYPFTGLLFSPMVASAAMSLSSVSVIGNALRLRRAQL, translated from the coding sequence ATGACCCACCGCCACTCCTCAACGCTTCCTCAGCCTGCGCAGGCCACGGCGATCGACCCCGTGTGCGGGATGACCGTGGACCCCGCGCACGCGAAGGGCGGGAGCCACACCCACGCAGGGCACGCGCACTTCTTCTGCAACCCGCGCTGCCGCGAGCGGTTCGCGGCCGAGCCCGCGCGCTACCTCTCGCCCGCCCCACGCCCCGAGCCCGAGCCCGCTCCGGAGGGCGCCGCGTACGTGTGCCCGATGGACCCCGAGGTGCGCGAGGACGAGCCTGGCCCGTGCCCGAAGTGCGGCATGGCGCTGGAGCCCGAGACGCCGCAGCTCCTCGCCACGCGCACCGAGTACGTGTGCCCCATGCACCCGGAGATCGTGCGCGATGCGCCGGGCAGCTGCCCCCTCTGCGGGATGGCGCTCGAGCCGCGCACCGTGACGCTGGAGGAGGCGCCGGACCCGGAGCTGGTGGACATGCGCCGGCGCTTCTGGGTGAGCCTCGCGCTCACCTTCCCCGTCTTCCTGCTGGGCATGAGCGACATGCTGGTGGGCCCGCGCGTGCAGCGCCTGCTGCCCGGCCTGGAGTTCAGCTGGGTGCAGCTGCTCCTCGCCACGCCCGTGGTGCTCTGGGGCGGCGCGCCCTTCTTCGCGCGCGGCTGGCGCTCGGTGCGCACCGGGCACCTCAACATGTTCACCCTCATCGCGCTGGGCACGGGCGCGGCCTACGCCTTCAGCCTCTGGGCGACGCTGTTGCCCGGCACGCTGCCGCTTGCATTCCGAGGCCACACCGGCGCGGGCGGCGTGCACGTGTACTTCGAGGCGGCCGCCGTCATCACCACCCTGGTGCTGCTGGGGCAGGTGCTGGAGCTGCGCGCGCGCCACGCCACCTCCGGCGCGCTCCGGGCGCTGCTGGGGCTCGCGCCGAAGACGGCGCGGCGGCTCGGGCAGGACGGGCACGAGGAGGACGTGGCGCTCGAGCGCGTGCAGGTGGGAGACCGCCTGCGCGTGCGCCCCGGCGAGAAGGTGCCCGTGGACGGCACCGTGCTGGAGGGCACGAGCAGCGTGGACGAGTCCATGGTGACGGGCGAGAGCGTGCCGGTGGAGAAGGCCGCGGGCGCGCGGGTGACGGGCGGCACGGTGAACGGCACGGGCGGCCTGGTGATGCGCGCCGAGCGCGTGGGCAAGGACACGCTGCTCGCGCAGATCGTGGCGCGCGTGGCCGAGGCCCAGCGCAGCCGCGCGCCCATCCAGCGGCTCGCGGACACGGTCTCCGGCATCTTCGTGCCCACGGTGATCGCGGTGGCGCTCGTCACGGCGCTGCTGTGGGGCGTGTGGGGGCCGGAGCCGCGGCTCGCCCACGCGCTGGTCAACGCGGTCGCGGTGCTGATCATCGCGTGCCCCTGCGCGCTCGGGCTCGCGACGCCCATCTCCATCGTGGTGGGCATGGGGCGCGGCGCGCAGGCCGGCGTGCTCGTGCGCGATGCCGAAGCGCTGGAGACGCTCGCTGGCGTGGACACGCTCGTCCTGGACAAGACGGGCACCCTCACCGAGGGCAAGCCGCGCCTCGTCTCGGTGCAGCCGCTCGCGGGCCACGATGAGTCAGAGCTGCTGCGGCGCGCGGGGAGCCTCGAGCGCGGCAGCGAGCACCCGCTCGCGGACGCCATCGTGCGGGGTGCGCAGGAGCGCGGCGTGGCGCTCTCACAGGTGCAGGACTTCCAGTCCCTCACCGGGCGCGGGGTGACGGGGCGCGTGGACGGCGTGCAGGTCTCGCTGGGCAACGCGCGGCTGCTCGCGGAGCTGGGCGTGGAGCCGGGCGCGGCGGTCGCCGAGGCGGAGGCGCTGCGGCGCGAGGGACAGACGGTGATGTTCGTCGCGGCGGACGGGCGGCTCGCGGGGCTGCTCGGCGTCGCGGACCCGGTGAAGGCCACCACGCCCGAGGCGCTGCGCACGCTGCGGCGCGAGGGGCTGCGCCTGGTGATGCTCACCGGCGACAGCCAGGCCACGGCGGACGCGGTGGCGCGGCAGCTGGGCGGCCTCTTCGAGGCGGTGCACGCGGAGGTGCTGCCCGAGCAGAAGAGCGCGTGGGTGAAGCGCCTGCAGGCCGAGGGGCGCCGCGTCGCGATGGCGGGCGACGGGGTGAACGACGCGCCGGCGCTCGCGCAGGCCGAGGTGGGCGTGGCCATGGGCACCGGCACCGACGTGGCGATGCAGAGCGCGGGCGTCACGCTGGTGAAGGGAGACCTGCGGGCGCTGGTGCGCGCGCGCCGCCTCAGCCGCGCCACCGTGCGCAACATCCGGCAGAACCTCTTCTTCGCCTTCGTCTACAACTCGCTGGGCGTGCCCCTCGCCGCCGGGGCGCTCTACCCCTTCACGGGGCTGCTCTTCAGCCCCATGGTGGCGAGCGCCGCGATGAGCCTCTCCAGCGTCTCGGTCATCGGCAACGCGCTGCGGCTGCGGCGCGCGCAGCTCTAG
- a CDS encoding efflux RND transporter permease subunit yields the protein MTPADTEAPKHGPIARLIAASARNPLLTLLLTLALAAWAAFALHGTKLDAVPDLSDTQVIIFTEWMGRSPDLVEDQITYPVSSALLAAPRVKAVRGQSMFGMSFVYVIFEDGTDLYWARSRVLEYLNTAQGKLPQGVTPTLGPDATGVGWVFEYALRDRSGRHGLAELRSLQDWNVRYALSSVPGVAEVASLGGMVRQYQVQVDPQRLRAQGLMLSDVARAVRASNGDVGGRVLELAGHEHVVRGRGYVKSVADLENVPLKVGSGGAPVLVKHVGTVSLGPDLRRGVAELDGEGEVAGGVVVMRYGENALQVIERVKARLEEVKRSLPEGVELVVTYDRSGLIQESVHTLTRAMVEELLVVSLIIFLFLLHVRSALVPILTLPVAVLLAFLPMYYQGLTANIMSLGGIVVAVGAMVDASIILIENVHKRLEEWEESGRPGARREVIISAMQEVGPSIFGSLLVLTVAFIPVFTLESTEGRLFKPLAYTKTWSMGFAAVLAVTLTPALAALFIRGRIRREDENPVNRLLIRLYTPVVRWVVRHPRRVVAFSLLAMVFTVPAFLRLGNEFMPPLNEGAILYMPTAPPGMSVTEAARVLRSMDAELKRIPEVVSVFGKAGRAESPTDPAPPSMFETTVVLKPRGEWRPGLTWEGLLREMDERLQYPGMPNIFWMPIQTRTEMLATGIRSPLGIQVYGDSLQDIERAAVAVERAVAQVPGTRSAFADRATGGLYLDVTVKREEAARLGLSVEDVNEVVSGAIGGETVSQTVEGRERYPINVRYAREYRDTPAALGEALVATPSGAQVPLSQVAEVKSVQGPPMLRSEGGKLLTSVFVDTERPIADYVQEARAAVEREVKLPSGVRLEWSGQFTYFERAKERLRLVVPATLLLVVLLLYLSTRSWAETAIVMLAVPFSLIGAVWLLYLLGYNMSVAVWVGLIALAGLDAETGVIMLLYLTLAHGKASAEGRMRSAADLEAAILVGAAQRIRPKLMTVAVDMIGLLPVLWATGTGSDVMKRITAPLVGGLVTSFLLELTVYPAVFALWKRRGLARESAAAEEAVPAIPRP from the coding sequence ATGACGCCCGCTGACACGGAAGCGCCGAAGCACGGGCCCATCGCGCGGCTCATCGCGGCGAGCGCGCGCAACCCCCTGCTCACGCTGCTGCTCACGCTCGCGCTCGCAGCGTGGGCCGCCTTCGCGCTGCACGGCACGAAGCTGGACGCGGTGCCGGACCTCTCCGACACCCAGGTCATCATCTTCACCGAGTGGATGGGGCGCTCGCCGGACCTCGTCGAGGATCAGATCACCTACCCGGTCTCCTCTGCGCTGCTCGCCGCGCCGCGGGTGAAGGCGGTGCGCGGCCAGTCCATGTTCGGCATGTCCTTCGTGTACGTCATCTTCGAGGACGGCACGGACCTGTACTGGGCGCGCAGCCGGGTGCTCGAGTACCTCAACACCGCCCAGGGCAAGCTCCCGCAGGGCGTCACGCCCACGCTGGGTCCCGACGCCACCGGCGTGGGCTGGGTGTTCGAGTACGCGCTGCGCGACCGCAGCGGACGGCACGGGCTCGCGGAGCTGCGCAGCCTGCAGGACTGGAACGTGCGCTACGCGCTCTCCAGCGTGCCTGGGGTCGCGGAGGTGGCGAGCCTGGGCGGCATGGTGCGCCAGTACCAGGTGCAGGTGGACCCGCAGCGGCTGCGCGCACAGGGCCTGATGCTCTCGGACGTGGCGCGGGCGGTGCGCGCCTCGAACGGGGACGTGGGCGGCCGGGTGCTGGAGCTCGCGGGGCACGAGCACGTGGTGCGCGGGCGCGGCTACGTGAAGAGCGTGGCGGACCTGGAGAACGTGCCGCTCAAGGTGGGCAGCGGGGGCGCCCCGGTGCTGGTGAAGCACGTGGGCACGGTGTCCCTGGGGCCGGACCTGCGCCGCGGCGTGGCGGAGCTGGACGGCGAGGGCGAGGTGGCGGGCGGCGTCGTCGTGATGCGCTACGGCGAGAACGCGCTGCAGGTCATCGAGCGGGTGAAGGCGCGGCTCGAGGAGGTGAAGAGGAGCCTGCCCGAGGGCGTGGAGCTGGTGGTCACCTACGACCGCTCCGGGCTCATCCAGGAGTCCGTCCACACGCTCACCCGCGCGATGGTGGAGGAGCTGCTGGTGGTGAGCCTCATCATCTTCCTCTTCCTGCTGCACGTGCGCAGCGCGCTCGTCCCCATCCTCACGCTGCCCGTGGCCGTGCTGCTCGCGTTCCTGCCCATGTACTACCAGGGGCTCACCGCGAACATCATGAGCCTGGGCGGCATCGTGGTCGCCGTGGGCGCGATGGTGGATGCGTCCATCATCCTCATCGAGAACGTGCACAAGCGGCTCGAGGAGTGGGAGGAGTCAGGAAGGCCCGGCGCGCGGCGCGAGGTGATCATCTCCGCGATGCAGGAGGTGGGGCCCAGCATCTTCGGCTCGCTGCTGGTGCTCACCGTGGCCTTCATCCCGGTGTTCACGCTGGAGAGCACCGAGGGCCGGCTCTTCAAGCCGCTCGCGTACACGAAGACCTGGTCCATGGGCTTCGCCGCGGTGCTCGCGGTGACGCTCACCCCGGCGCTCGCGGCGCTCTTCATCCGCGGGCGCATCCGGCGTGAGGACGAGAACCCGGTGAACCGGCTGCTCATCCGGCTGTACACGCCGGTGGTGCGCTGGGTGGTGCGCCACCCGCGGCGCGTCGTCGCCTTCTCGCTGCTCGCGATGGTCTTCACCGTCCCGGCCTTCCTGCGGCTGGGCAACGAGTTCATGCCGCCGCTCAACGAGGGGGCCATCCTCTACATGCCCACCGCGCCCCCGGGCATGAGCGTGACGGAAGCCGCGCGCGTGCTGCGCAGCATGGACGCGGAGCTCAAGCGCATCCCCGAGGTGGTGAGCGTGTTCGGCAAGGCGGGGCGCGCGGAGAGCCCCACCGACCCCGCGCCTCCCTCCATGTTCGAGACCACCGTGGTGCTCAAGCCGCGCGGCGAGTGGCGCCCGGGCCTCACGTGGGAGGGCCTGCTGCGCGAGATGGACGAGCGGCTGCAGTACCCGGGCATGCCCAACATCTTCTGGATGCCCATCCAGACGCGCACCGAGATGCTCGCCACGGGCATCCGCAGCCCGCTGGGCATCCAGGTGTACGGCGACAGCCTGCAGGACATCGAGCGCGCGGCGGTGGCGGTGGAGCGCGCGGTGGCGCAGGTGCCGGGCACGCGCAGCGCGTTCGCCGACCGGGCCACTGGCGGCCTCTACCTGGACGTGACGGTGAAGCGCGAGGAGGCGGCGCGCCTCGGCCTGAGCGTGGAGGACGTGAACGAGGTGGTGTCGGGCGCCATCGGCGGCGAGACGGTGAGCCAGACGGTGGAGGGGCGCGAGCGCTATCCCATCAACGTGCGCTACGCGCGCGAGTACCGCGACACGCCGGCGGCGCTCGGCGAGGCGCTGGTGGCCACGCCTTCCGGCGCCCAGGTGCCGCTCTCGCAGGTGGCGGAGGTGAAGAGCGTGCAGGGCCCGCCGATGCTGCGCAGCGAGGGCGGCAAGCTGCTCACCTCCGTGTTCGTGGACACCGAGCGCCCCATCGCGGACTACGTGCAGGAGGCGCGCGCCGCGGTAGAGCGCGAGGTGAAGCTGCCCTCCGGCGTGCGGCTCGAGTGGAGCGGGCAGTTCACCTACTTCGAGCGGGCGAAGGAGCGGCTGCGGCTGGTGGTGCCCGCGACGCTCTTGCTGGTGGTGCTGCTGCTCTACCTCAGCACGCGCTCGTGGGCGGAGACGGCCATCGTGATGCTCGCGGTGCCCTTCAGCCTCATCGGCGCGGTGTGGCTGCTCTACCTGCTCGGCTACAACATGAGCGTGGCGGTGTGGGTGGGGCTCATCGCGCTCGCGGGGCTGGACGCGGAGACGGGGGTCATCATGCTGCTCTACCTCACGCTCGCGCACGGCAAGGCGAGCGCGGAGGGGCGCATGCGCAGCGCCGCGGACCTCGAGGCGGCCATCCTGGTGGGCGCGGCCCAGCGCATCCGCCCGAAGCTGATGACGGTGGCGGTGGACATGATCGGCCTGCTGCCCGTGCTCTGGGCCACCGGCACCGGCTCGGACGTGATGAAGCGCATCACGGCGCCGCTGGTGGGCGGGCTCGTCACCAGCTTCCTGCTCGAGCTCACCGTGTACCCGGCCGTCTTCGCGCTCTGGAAGCGGAGGGGGCTGGCGCGCGAGAGCGCAGCGGCCGAGGAGGCGGTGCCCGCTATCCCTCGTCCTTGA
- the bfr gene encoding bacterioferritin: MNGHPQIIALLNDVLTAELTAVNQYWLHARIVENWGYARLWKKIRDESIGEMKHADRLVARVLFLGGLPNLQRLGKVNVGESVAEMFRLDLQVELDSVKSLNDGIALCRSVNDNGSRELLERILVDSEEHVDWIEGQLELMKQLGEANYLAQQVKDEG; the protein is encoded by the coding sequence ATGAACGGCCATCCGCAGATCATCGCCCTCCTCAACGACGTGCTCACGGCCGAGCTGACGGCCGTCAACCAGTACTGGCTCCACGCGCGCATCGTGGAGAACTGGGGCTACGCGCGGCTCTGGAAGAAGATCCGCGACGAGTCCATCGGGGAGATGAAGCACGCGGACCGGCTGGTCGCGCGCGTGCTCTTCCTGGGCGGGCTGCCCAACCTGCAGCGCCTCGGCAAGGTGAACGTGGGCGAGAGCGTCGCGGAGATGTTCCGGCTCGACCTGCAGGTGGAGCTCGACAGCGTGAAGTCGCTCAACGACGGCATCGCGCTGTGCCGCAGCGTGAACGACAACGGCAGCCGCGAGCTGCTCGAGCGCATCCTCGTGGACAGCGAGGAGCACGTGGACTGGATCGAGGGCCAGCTCGAGCTGATGAAGCAGCTGGGCGAGGCGAACTACCTCGCCCAGCAGGTCAAGGACGAGGGATAG
- a CDS encoding metal/formaldehyde-sensitive transcriptional repressor, whose amino-acid sequence MAHTTQDKDRLLKRVRRLRGQVEAIERALTEERECGELLQLIAAVRGATGGLMTEVVEGHVRHHIVDPSRRPASAQAEATRELLEALRTYLR is encoded by the coding sequence ATGGCACACACCACGCAGGACAAGGACCGGCTGCTCAAGCGGGTGCGGCGGCTGCGCGGCCAGGTCGAGGCGATCGAGCGCGCACTCACCGAGGAGCGCGAGTGCGGTGAGCTCCTGCAATTGATCGCCGCGGTGCGCGGAGCCACGGGAGGCCTGATGACCGAGGTGGTCGAGGGCCACGTGCGCCACCACATCGTGGATCCGAGCCGCCGCCCCGCCTCCGCGCAGGCCGAGGCCACCCGCGAGCTGCTCGAGGCGCTGCGCACCTACCTGCGCTGA
- a CDS encoding TolC family protein yields the protein MFLAVVGSAALVLAAQVPGESAGGARDAAMSDGALAGPALERTSLVQAVLAHNPSLAQARAGWQAAAARGAQASALEDPMLSYSVAPLSLFSDSVRFGQVVELSQSLPFPGKRRLAGEVAGAEASAARGEWEVARARLALAASQLYDDWTVVHRALALTDEHEALLVALKKSAEAQYVAGRATQTDPLQAEVELSELLHERAMLESRRTSVRARLNGLLHRAPQLPLPPPPAQPPEPQVAALPESEVLQAEALRLRPELAAVRARLGGGEAAVRLAQKNALPDLRVMGSYNSMWMETQHQFMAGVSVSLPLQLGAKRAAREEARAALQGLQQDEARLADEVRVEVEEARAGLLEAHHGLAIFRERLLPAVRDQVAAARAGFAAGRIPFSTVLEAERALRSAQLRLEEARSDVSRRQAELARATGHIPALPSEGGAR from the coding sequence ATGTTTCTCGCAGTGGTGGGCAGCGCCGCGCTCGTGCTCGCGGCGCAGGTGCCTGGAGAGAGCGCGGGGGGAGCCCGTGACGCCGCGATGAGCGACGGCGCGCTCGCGGGCCCCGCGCTCGAGCGGACCTCGCTCGTGCAGGCGGTGCTCGCGCACAACCCCTCGCTCGCGCAGGCGCGCGCCGGTTGGCAGGCCGCGGCGGCCCGAGGCGCGCAGGCGAGCGCGCTCGAGGATCCGATGCTCAGCTACAGCGTCGCACCGCTCAGCCTCTTCAGCGACAGCGTGCGCTTCGGCCAGGTGGTGGAGCTCTCGCAGTCCCTGCCCTTCCCGGGCAAGCGCCGGCTCGCGGGCGAGGTGGCCGGCGCGGAGGCATCCGCCGCGCGCGGGGAGTGGGAGGTGGCGCGCGCACGGCTCGCCCTCGCGGCCTCGCAGCTCTACGACGACTGGACGGTGGTGCACCGCGCGCTCGCGCTCACCGACGAGCACGAGGCGCTGCTCGTCGCCCTGAAGAAGAGCGCCGAGGCCCAGTACGTCGCAGGCCGCGCCACCCAGACGGACCCGCTGCAGGCCGAAGTGGAGTTGAGCGAGCTGCTGCACGAGCGCGCGATGCTCGAGTCGCGCCGCACGAGCGTGCGCGCGCGGCTCAACGGCCTGCTGCACCGCGCCCCGCAGCTGCCTCTCCCGCCGCCTCCGGCGCAGCCGCCCGAGCCGCAGGTGGCGGCGCTGCCGGAGAGTGAGGTGCTGCAGGCGGAGGCCCTGCGCCTGCGCCCCGAGCTCGCGGCGGTGCGCGCGCGCCTCGGTGGAGGGGAGGCCGCGGTGCGGCTCGCCCAGAAGAACGCGCTGCCGGACCTGCGCGTGATGGGCTCCTACAACTCCATGTGGATGGAGACGCAGCACCAGTTCATGGCGGGCGTCTCCGTGTCGCTTCCCCTGCAGCTGGGGGCGAAGCGGGCCGCGCGCGAGGAGGCGCGAGCTGCGCTGCAGGGGCTGCAGCAGGACGAGGCCCGGCTCGCGGACGAGGTGCGCGTGGAGGTGGAGGAGGCGCGCGCGGGGCTGCTCGAGGCCCACCACGGGCTCGCCATCTTCCGCGAGCGCCTGCTGCCCGCCGTGCGCGACCAGGTCGCGGCCGCCCGCGCGGGCTTCGCCGCAGGACGCATCCCCTTCAGCACCGTCCTCGAGGCCGAGCGCGCCCTGCGCAGCGCGCAACTGCGCCTCGAGGAGGCGCGCAGCGACGTGTCCCGCCGCCAGGCGGAGCTCGCACGCGCCACCGGACACATCCCCGCGCTGCCCTCCGAAGGGGGCGCCCGATGA
- a CDS encoding DUF6662 family protein: protein MLRPLHLLPLLLALAALVPAAAHANERHFTYSYETAVLPPGAREIEMWTTLRAGRDAGRYVAFEHRGEFELGLTDRLQTSLYLNFSTVSQEVVPGQLATTTRFDSVSNEWKLKLLDPVADAVGLGLYGEVAFGPEEAELELKLLLDKRVGQLLLVGNLVLENELEFELEETEPEFAAELTLGATWFFTPGFSAGVELRSVNAFPEGEGWRHSALYAGPVVAYAQPGWWVALSVMPQLPALKKPEGTTSSRILDEQEKLNARLLFSFAI from the coding sequence ATGCTGCGCCCCCTGCACCTGCTCCCCCTGCTGCTCGCGCTCGCCGCGCTGGTCCCCGCCGCGGCCCACGCGAACGAGCGCCACTTCACCTACAGCTACGAGACGGCGGTGCTGCCGCCGGGCGCGCGCGAGATCGAGATGTGGACCACGCTGCGCGCGGGCCGCGACGCGGGGCGCTACGTGGCCTTCGAGCACCGAGGCGAGTTCGAGCTGGGCCTGACGGACCGGCTGCAGACCTCGCTGTACCTGAACTTCAGCACCGTGAGCCAGGAGGTGGTCCCCGGCCAGCTCGCGACCACCACCCGCTTCGACAGCGTGAGCAACGAGTGGAAGCTCAAGCTGCTGGACCCCGTGGCGGACGCGGTGGGCCTCGGCCTCTACGGCGAGGTGGCCTTCGGGCCCGAGGAGGCCGAGCTCGAGCTGAAGCTGCTGCTGGACAAGCGCGTGGGACAGCTGCTGCTGGTGGGCAACCTGGTGCTGGAGAACGAGCTGGAGTTCGAGCTCGAGGAGACCGAGCCCGAGTTCGCCGCCGAGCTCACCCTGGGCGCCACCTGGTTCTTCACCCCCGGCTTCAGCGCGGGCGTGGAGCTGCGCAGCGTGAACGCCTTCCCGGAGGGCGAGGGCTGGCGGCACTCGGCCCTCTACGCAGGCCCCGTGGTCGCCTACGCGCAGCCCGGCTGGTGGGTGGCCCTCAGCGTGATGCCCCAGCTGCCCGCGCTCAAGAAGCCCGAGGGCACCACCAGCAGCCGCATCCTCGACGAGCAGGAGAAGCTCAATGCACGCCTCCTCTTCAGCTTCGCCATCTAG
- a CDS encoding (2Fe-2S)-binding protein produces the protein MGAWQGERSGPPRRWSPRASGEAMIVCVCRAVSDRVVRRAIDAGACTVRQVGSACGAGTDCGTCKAQISQLLQGVTPIAGPATARPEGNGAVSVPALASTAA, from the coding sequence ATGGGAGCATGGCAGGGCGAGCGGAGTGGGCCGCCACGTCGGTGGTCGCCGCGCGCTTCAGGGGAAGCAATGATCGTCTGCGTCTGCCGTGCCGTGTCCGACCGCGTCGTCCGTCGAGCCATCGATGCGGGGGCCTGCACGGTGAGGCAGGTGGGGTCGGCGTGCGGCGCGGGGACGGACTGCGGGACGTGCAAGGCGCAGATCAGCCAGCTGCTGCAGGGCGTGACGCCCATTGCCGGGCCCGCGACGGCGCGGCCGGAGGGCAATGGCGCGGTGAGCGTGCCGGCCCTAGCGTCCACGGCAGCATGA